GCGCCGAAAGTCGAGAAAGTCCGCGAGAAGTTCGACGCGAAACTCGAACAGGCCTGACCGGGTTTCCCGCCGGCGCTACGCTTCTACCCGCCACGTCAGCAACGCACCGTCGTCGAGTCGATCGACCGACTCGAGTTCGAGCGTGGGGAACTCCTCGACGAACCCCTCGCCGTCGGCCAGGGTCGGCGCGTCGCGACCGCCGATCACCGTCGGCCCGACGAACGTCCGGAGTTCGTCGACCAGACCGGCCGCGAACAGCGAGAAGATGAGTTCGCCGCCGCCCTCGACCATGATCCGATCGAGCCCCTGCTCCTCCAGCGCGGCGAACGCCCGCAGGAGGTCGACCCGATCGTCCCCCGCAGTGACCAGCGTCGCGTGATCGGCGAGGTCCGCGCGTCGGTCGACCGGGGCGGCCTCTGTCACGCAGACGTAGGTGGATGCCGCGTCGTCCAGGATCGCGGCGTCTGGCGGCGTTCGCGCGGTCGAGTCGACGACGACGCGGGCCGGGTTGGCCGATCGGTCCGCCTCGCGGCGCTCCGTCCGCAGCGTGTCGTCTTTCACGGTCAGGTGTGGGTCGTCGGCGAGAACGGTGCCGACGCCGACGACGACGGCGTCGCTGTCGGCCCGGAGTCGATCGACGCGAGCGAAGTCCTCGTCGCCGCTGATGGCGATCTGTTCCCGGCGACGCGAGGAGAGTTTGCCGTCCGCGCTCGTGGCGGCGTTGACGACGACGTGCATACCCACGCTGCGTGAGCGGACCTAAAGAAGACACCGAGGTCGGAGCGGCGTCGGGGACCGCGATCGCAGCCGGGCCGTCCGGGACGCGATCGACGTCAGGGACCGATCCGTCGATACCCCCCGTCCCACGAGGCGATCGCGGTTCGATTGGACGACGTCTCAGCGTCCGTCCCGCGGACGAACCACGGGACGATCACGTCGGCCAGTCGATCGTGGGCCGTGTCGTAGTCGAGACCGCTCGGCTCGTCGCCCGGTTGGCCCCGGTAGCTCCCGAACTGGGAGTGATTCAGCGGGAGTTCCCGGACCGTCGCGTCCGCGGGGAGATTCCCGCGGTTCGCATCGTACGCGTCGCGGTCGAGGACCGTATCCGCGCTCCCGGTCACGCTCAAAACGTCGAGGTCGGTTCCCGAGACGTCCCTGTCGCAGTACGACGCGAAGAGGACGACGCCGTCGACGCTCGCTGGGTTGGCCGCCGCGTACCGGCAGGCCATCGCGCCGCCCAGCGAGTGGCCGCCGACGTACCAGGTCTCGATCGACGATTCCGAGACGTACCTCGAGGCTGCACCACGATCGAGGACGGCGAGGTTCAGCGGCATCTTCGGAACGACGACGGTCACGTCGGCTTCGCTGGCGAGCGGCGCGAGCGAGGTGAGGTAGGCGTCCGGGTGGACGCGCCCGCCCGGATAGAAGACGAGGCCGACCGCCGGATCGCTCCCTGCCGTCGAACCGTCTTCGGTCGCCATATCGTCCGACGTCGGTTCGAGGACGTAGGTCCCACCCCGCTGCGTGACCGTCACGTCCGGATTCTCCTGCACGCTCGCGATACTGGCGTCCGTTCCGTGATACGGCGTTCCGAGGTAGAACACCGCGCCCGCGACGACGACGATCCCGAGGGCGACGAGCCAGACGACCAGTCGCTTGGCCTGGCTCCGGAGGCGATCACGATCCATTGACGGGCGTTCGCACCACCCGGACAAAGGTCCTTGTCAGACGCGTCCACGGATCTCCGCTTCACTTCCGCCGCGCTGCGGGAACGCTTTTTAAGCCCCCGGACGAATTCCCGGTGATGGAACTCGATGATCATGCCGAGGATCTCGCCTCCGACCTCGGTGTCGACAAAGAGGAGGTCAAAGCAGACCTGCAGAACCTGGTGGAGTACAGCGTCCCGATCGACGAGGCCAAAGGGAGCCTGCGCCGGAAGTACGGCGACGGGGACGGCGGCGGGAGCGCCACGC
This genomic stretch from Halosolutus amylolyticus harbors:
- a CDS encoding 2,5-diamino-6-(ribosylamino)-4(3H)-pyrimidinone 5'-phosphate reductase, with product MHVVVNAATSADGKLSSRRREQIAISGDEDFARVDRLRADSDAVVVGVGTVLADDPHLTVKDDTLRTERREADRSANPARVVVDSTARTPPDAAILDDAASTYVCVTEAAPVDRRADLADHATLVTAGDDRVDLLRAFAALEEQGLDRIMVEGGGELIFSLFAAGLVDELRTFVGPTVIGGRDAPTLADGEGFVEEFPTLELESVDRLDDGALLTWRVEA
- a CDS encoding alpha/beta fold hydrolase, coding for MDRDRLRSQAKRLVVWLVALGIVVVAGAVFYLGTPYHGTDASIASVQENPDVTVTQRGGTYVLEPTSDDMATEDGSTAGSDPAVGLVFYPGGRVHPDAYLTSLAPLASEADVTVVVPKMPLNLAVLDRGAASRYVSESSIETWYVGGHSLGGAMACRYAAANPASVDGVVLFASYCDRDVSGTDLDVLSVTGSADTVLDRDAYDANRGNLPADATVRELPLNHSQFGSYRGQPGDEPSGLDYDTAHDRLADVIVPWFVRGTDAETSSNRTAIASWDGGYRRIGP